The genomic segment CGCGACCCGGCCGTCGGCGGCGTGCAGGCTGGCGACGAGCGCGGCGATGGCGTGCAGCGGGTTGTGCAGGCTGCCGCCGTGCCGGCCGGAGTGCAGGTCCTTGGCGGGGCCGCGCACCGTGAATTCGAGCGCCGCGAGGCCGCGCGCGCTGACGGTCAGCGACGGCGTCTCGGCGCTCCACATGCCGCCGTCGGCGCTGAGCACGAAGTCGGCCTGCAGGCGCCCGCGCCGGGCGGCAACCAGGGCCGGCAGGTGGGCGCTGCCGACCTCCTCCTCACCTTCGAACAGGAACTTCACGTTGACGGGCAGGCGGCCCAGGGCGCTGAGGTACGCGTCGGCGACCTGCACGGCGATCAGCAGCGGGCCCTTGTCGTCGCTGACGCCGCGGCCGTACACCCGCTCACCCTGCACGGTGGGCGTGAAGGGCGGCGTGCGCCAGCGGTCCTCGGGGTCGGGCGGCTGCACGTCGTAGTGACCGTACACCAGCAGGGTGGGCGCGCCGGGCGCGCCGAGCCACTCGGCGTACACGGCCGGGTGCCCGGCGGTGGGCCACTGCTCGACTGCCGCCAGGCCCGCCTGGCGCAGCCGGGCGGCCAGCCAGTCCGCGGCGCGCCGGACGTCCGGCGCGTGCGCCGCCTGGGCGCTCACGCTCGGAATGGCGGCGAAGGCGAGCAGGTCGTTCAGGGAGGCCGCCGAGCGGCCCTGCAGGGTGGCGAGCACCTGCGCGAGCCCGGCGTCCGCGGCGGGCGGGCGGGCGCTCACCGGCCGCCGTCCACGCTCAGGACCTGCCCGGTGATCCAGCCGGCCTGATCGGACGCGAAGAACTGCACGGCCGCGGCGATGTCCTGCGGGCTGCCCAGGCGCCGCAGGGCGAGGCCCTGCACCAGGCGCCGCTGGCCGTCCTCGCCGTAGCTCTCCCACTGCCGCTCGGTGGTGGGGTTGCTGCGCACGAAGCCCGGCGCGACGTTGTTCACGGTAATGCCGAACTCGCCGAGTTCATGGGCGAGCTGCCGGGTCAGGCCGATCTGCGCGGCTTTGGCGCTCGCGTACGCCTGGATGCCGGTGAGACTGACGCCCAGCCCGGCGCCGGAGGAGATGTTGACGATCCGCCCGCGCCGCTGGCGTTTCATGTGCGGCGCGGCGGCCTGCGCGCACAGAAACGCGCCGTCCACGTTCACCGCGAAGATCGCGCGCCAGTCTTCGGGCGTGATCTCCTCGAGCGGGCGGCCCACCTGCCCGAGCACGCCGCCGGCGTTGTTGACGAGCACGTCGATGCGGCCGGTCTCCTGCGCGGCCGCGCCGATGACGGCCTGCACGGCGGCCGGGTCGGTGACGTCCAGGTGCCGGGCGCGCAGCGGCGGGCCGGCCGCGGCGAGGCGGGCGGTGTCCTGCAGCCCGGCGTCCTGCACGTCGCAGGCGTACACCTGGGCGCCGTCGGCGGCGAAGGCGTGGGCGATGGCGCGGCCGAAGCCGTGCGCCGCGCCGGTCACGATCACGGTCTGCCCGTCGAAGGTGAGGTTCATGCCTGAACCTGCCCCAGCTGCCTGCGCAGCTCGGCGATGTTGTCGCGGCTCAGTTCCCGCCGGCCCGCTTCAATGTCGTGGATCAGTTCCACCAGGCGCGCCGAGATGGGCGTGGGCACGCCGTGCAGGGCGCCGAAATGCACCACCCAGCCGAGTTGCGCGTCCACCTCGGTGCGCCGCCGGCGCACGGCGAGGTCGCGCCAGATGCCGCTGTGCGTCTTGGCGCTGCGGCGGTTGAAGGCCACGAGCTCGTCGAGGCTGGCGTGGGCCTGCGCGGCGCTGGCCTGCGGCAGGAAGGCGCGGGGATCGAAGCCGTTGAACGCTTCGGGCGTGACGCCGTGCGCCAGGGTGACGCGCAGCACCTCGCGGCCAAGTTCGGTGTACAGCGCGCGGTCCTCGGGGCGGGCGAGCGCGTCGGCGATGCTGTCGTTGGTGACGGCCGTGGCGAACAGCAGCGCGCCGTAGGCGAGTTTGCCCCACAGGTAGCCCATGATGTTGGGGCTGAGCACCGCGTCCGGTTCGAAGGTGCGCAGCAGGGCGTGCAGGGCGCGGGCGCGGGCGCTGAGTTCGCCGCTCTGCTCGCCGATCACGACCGCGCCGCGCCCGGCGTAGTGCACCGTGCCGGGCTCGAGGTAGTCGGCGCCGAAGTTCACGAAGCTGCCCAGCACCCGCGGCGCGCCGAGCGTGCCGTTGAGAATCAGGGGGTTGAGGCCGTTCTGGATGGACACCACCGCGCCGCTCTGCGTCAGGTGAGGCGCGAGCTGCTCGCCGGCGGCCTGGGTGTCCTGCGCCTTGGTGCACAGCAGGACGGTGTCCCACTCGCCGCGCAGCGTGACTGGCGTGAACGCCGGGGCCTGCACGCGGAAGTCGCCGAAGGGCCCGGTGACGTGCAGGCCGGCGCGGGTGATGGCCTGCACGTGGTCCTCGGCGCGGTCGACGAAAGTCACGTCGTGCCCGGCGCGCGCGAGGTACGCGCCGATGGTGCCGCCGATGGCGCCCGCGCCCCACACGAGCACGCGGCCGACGGCAGGGTCAGCGGCGCTCACAGCGACCACCCGCCGTCGAGCAGCGCGCGGGTTTCGCTCACGGCCACGTCCCAGATGGCCTGCATGTCCGCGTCGGGCCGCTGGAAGCGCCCGCCGTAGTTGCCTTCGCCGAGGTAGGCGCGCAGTTCCTGCGGGGCGAGCAGGCGCAGCACATTCAGGTCGGCGGGGGCTTTTTCCCCGCCGGGCAGCGTCACGCCGTCCAGGCGGGTCCAGGGGAAGTTCTCCATCCAGGAGGCGTGGCTGGCGTTGGGGTCGGTGGCCTGCACCTGCGCCCACACCTGCGGGGCGTTCCACCAGTTGTGGAATTTCACGCGGGTGCCGGGATGGTCGGCCATCCACTCGCCCACGAAGCCCTGCGCGGGACTGTTGCCACCGTGGCCGTTGACGATCAGGATCCGCCGGAAGCCCTGTTCGTGCAGGCCGTCAAGCAGGTCGCGGACCACCGCGAGGTAGGTGCTCACGCGCAGGGTCACGCTGCCGGGGTACGCGCGGAAGTACGGCGTGACGCCGTACGGCACGACCGGGAACACCGGCACGCCCAGCGGCGCGGCCGCTTCGCGGGCCAGGCGTTCGGGCAGGATGTTGTCCACGCACAGGCTGAGGTAGGCGTGCTGCTCGGTGCTGCCCAGCGGCAGCACGCAGCGGTCGTCGCGCTGCAGGTACTGCTCGACCTGCATCCAGTTCTGACGCTCAATCGGGGTCATAAGGGTCCTTCCTTGCGGCGGGCGAGCACGGCGGGCAGCACCAGCCGCTCGATGTCGTGAGGGTCGATGATGTGGCGGTATTCCAGCATCGGTTTGTGCGGCGTGAGCGTGCGGACGAGTTCCGAGCCGGTGGCGTACACCACGACGTCGCAGCGGTCAAGCACGTCCAGGAGGGTGTCCGCCTGGATGTGCGTGGCGTGCAGGGCCTGCACGTGCGGCGCGAAGCGTTTGACGCCGGCCAGGAAGGTCGGCAGGAACTCCTCGAAGGTGGCGACCACCGCCAGGCGGGCCAGCGGACTGAGCGCCGCCAGGGCCGCGCGGGTGGGCTGGGAGGGAATGAAGCCGACCGGCAGCACCTCGGTGCCGGGGAACAGCGCGCGCGTCTCGGCGAGCCGGTGGGCGAGCGCGAGCACCACGTCGGCCTGCCGGGCCTGCGCCAGGCCGTGCCCCTGGCGCAGCTCGCCGAGCGTGACCGCCTGCACCCGGTCCCCGGGGCGCAGGGCCGCCTGCAGGCCGGCGGCGTAGCTGCTCGTCGCGTCGGCGAACAGGCCCACGAGCAGCACCGTCACGCCGTCGGCCGGGCCGCGGTCCGCCTGGGCGAGC from the Deinococcus taeanensis genome contains:
- a CDS encoding ketopantoate reductase family protein, encoding MSAADPAVGRVLVWGAGAIGGTIGAYLARAGHDVTFVDRAEDHVQAITRAGLHVTGPFGDFRVQAPAFTPVTLRGEWDTVLLCTKAQDTQAAGEQLAPHLTQSGAVVSIQNGLNPLILNGTLGAPRVLGSFVNFGADYLEPGTVHYAGRGAVVIGEQSGELSARARALHALLRTFEPDAVLSPNIMGYLWGKLAYGALLFATAVTNDSIADALARPEDRALYTELGREVLRVTLAHGVTPEAFNGFDPRAFLPQASAAQAHASLDELVAFNRRSAKTHSGIWRDLAVRRRRTEVDAQLGWVVHFGALHGVPTPISARLVELIHDIEAGRRELSRDNIAELRRQLGQVQA
- a CDS encoding SDR family NAD(P)-dependent oxidoreductase; translated protein: MNLTFDGQTVIVTGAAHGFGRAIAHAFAADGAQVYACDVQDAGLQDTARLAAAGPPLRARHLDVTDPAAVQAVIGAAAQETGRIDVLVNNAGGVLGQVGRPLEEITPEDWRAIFAVNVDGAFLCAQAAAPHMKRQRRGRIVNISSGAGLGVSLTGIQAYASAKAAQIGLTRQLAHELGEFGITVNNVAPGFVRSNPTTERQWESYGEDGQRRLVQGLALRRLGSPQDIAAAVQFFASDQAGWITGQVLSVDGGR
- a CDS encoding dipeptidase; its protein translation is MSARPPAADAGLAQVLATLQGRSAASLNDLLAFAAIPSVSAQAAHAPDVRRAADWLAARLRQAGLAAVEQWPTAGHPAVYAEWLGAPGAPTLLVYGHYDVQPPDPEDRWRTPPFTPTVQGERVYGRGVSDDKGPLLIAVQVADAYLSALGRLPVNVKFLFEGEEEVGSAHLPALVAARRGRLQADFVLSADGGMWSAETPSLTVSARGLAALEFTVRGPAKDLHSGRHGGSLHNPLHAIAALVASLHAADGRVAVDGFYDGVSDRTPAERQAIRALPFTDAAYLEQTGAPATYGEAGYSTLERQWTRPTLELNGLWGGYAGEGSKTVLPGEAHAKITCRLVPGQDPARMPALIEAHLRRHLPPGVTLEVRAGAHGARAYELPAAHPGRRVARQVLETVYGRAPLEVGMGGSIPVLETFSELLGVDTVFFSFAVGDEDIHAPNEFFRLARLGEGQEAWARYWAALAADAGPGGQP
- a CDS encoding GntR family transcriptional regulator, with product MTLTPDPAPLLQDAAPGTDWPFTLDRSLGVPLGAQLRGQIEYGIACGELPRGARLPSVRELSQNLAVAHVTVAQVYKDLLAQGLIVTARGRGTYVAELPAPAGPDLGRLHQLLGDALRQAESEGYSVHQVRGVLNLLLAQADRGPADGVTVLLVGLFADATSSYAAGLQAALRPGDRVQAVTLGELRQGHGLAQARQADVVLALAHRLAETRALFPGTEVLPVGFIPSQPTRAALAALSPLARLAVVATFEEFLPTFLAGVKRFAPHVQALHATHIQADTLLDVLDRCDVVVYATGSELVRTLTPHKPMLEYRHIIDPHDIERLVLPAVLARRKEGPL
- a CDS encoding creatininase family protein; this translates as MTPIERQNWMQVEQYLQRDDRCVLPLGSTEQHAYLSLCVDNILPERLAREAAAPLGVPVFPVVPYGVTPYFRAYPGSVTLRVSTYLAVVRDLLDGLHEQGFRRILIVNGHGGNSPAQGFVGEWMADHPGTRVKFHNWWNAPQVWAQVQATDPNASHASWMENFPWTRLDGVTLPGGEKAPADLNVLRLLAPQELRAYLGEGNYGGRFQRPDADMQAIWDVAVSETRALLDGGWSL